A single region of the Micropterus dolomieu isolate WLL.071019.BEF.003 ecotype Adirondacks linkage group LG02, ASM2129224v1, whole genome shotgun sequence genome encodes:
- the LOC123967414 gene encoding serine protease 33-like: MAFYKVICVATLLTLLTQESQSQLSVCGKPTLNTKIVGGQVATPGSWPWQASLRTSGSHFCAGTLINNQWVMTAAQCCASSGVSTSTLTVYLGLQSLQGINPNQVSRTVSQIIIHPNFISGNINNDICLLKLSSPVTFTTYIQPVCLAATGSTFYKGTVSWSTGWGNVGSGVSPPFPQNLMEVQQPIVGNRECNCNYGVGTITDNVICAGLTAGGKGTCHGDGGGPLVSKQGGRWIQAGIVTFTSSRGCAQPNLPSGYTRVSQYQSWINSQITSNQPGFITFTSAGTDGDLSVTCSGLPLSIPQGITTSTLTVILGLQSLQGSNPNKASRTVSQIIIHPNYNSTNFDNDICLLKLSSPVAFTSYIQPVCLAAPGSTYYKGTLSWATGWGNVGTGVSLPSPGNLMEVQLPIVGNRQCSCSYLAGLITNNMICAGFSAGGKEICQGDSGGALVSKQGGRWIQGGIMSFTSILGCALPNIPSGYARVSQYQSWINSQITSFQPGYYTYRSTGTDGDLSVTC, from the exons agTCTCAGTCACAACTAAGTG tgtGCGGTAAGCCAACACTCAACACCAAGATTGTTGGAGGACAGGTGGCCACTCCAGGCAGCTGGCCCTGGCAGGCCAGTCTGCGAACCTCTGGGTCCCACTTCTGCGCAGGAACCCTCATTAACAATCAATGGGTGATGACTGCTGCTCAGTGCTGCGCAAG TTCAGGCGTAAGCACGAGCACTCTGACTGTGTATCTGGGTCTCCAGAGTCTACAGGGAATAAACCCCAATCAAGTGTCTCGGACAGTATCACAGATCATCATTCATCCCAACTTTATCTCTGGAAATATTAACAACGACATCTGCCTCCTGAAGCTCTCCTCTCCGGTGACTTTCACCACCTACATTCAGCCCGTCTGTCTGGCAGCCACAGGCAGCACCTTCTACAAGGGGACTGTCTCCTGGTCCACCGGCTGGGGCAATGTTGGATCTGGAG TTTCCCCTCCTTTCCCACAAAACCTAATGGAGGTGCAGCAACCGATTGTGGGGAACAGAGAGTGTAACTGTAACTATGGAGTGGGTACGATCACAGACAACGTGATCTGTGCCGGGTTAACTGCTGGAGGAAAAGGCACCTGTCAC GGGGATGGAGGAGGTCCGCTGGTGAGCAAGCAGGGCGGTCGCTGGATCCAGGCGGGAATTGTGACTTTTACCAGTAGTAGAGGCTGTGCCCAGCCTAATCTCCCATCAGGCTACACCCGGGTGTCCCAGTATCAGTCCTGGATCAACAGCCAGATCACCAGCAACCAACCAGGTTTCATCACCTTTACCTCCGCTGGGACCGACGGTGACCTCAGCGTTACCTGTTCTGGCCTGCCACTATCAATACCCCAAG GCATAACCACGAGCACTCTGACTGTTATTCTGGGTCTTCAGAGTCTACAGGGATCAAACCCCAATAAAGCGTCTCGGACAGTATCACAGATCATCATTCATCCCAACTATAACTCCACAAATTTCGATAACGACATCTGCCTCCTGAAGCTCTCCTCACCGGTGGCTTTCACTTCCTACATCCAGCCCGTCTGTCTGGCAGCCCCAGGCAGCACCTACTACAAGGGGACTCTCTCCTGGGCCACCGGCTGGGGCAATGTTGGAACTGGAG TGTCCCTTCCATCCCCAGGAAACTTAATGGAGGTGCAGCTGCCGATTGTGGGGAACAGACAGTGTAGCTGTAGCTACCTAGCAGGCTTAATCACAAACAACATGATATGCGCTGGGTTCAGTGCTGGAGGAAAGGAAATCTGTCAG GGGGATTCAGGAGGTGCGCTGGTGAGCAAGCAGGGCGGTCGCTGGATCCAGGGGGGAATCATGAGTTTTACCAGTATTCTGGGCTGTGCCCTGCCTAATATCCCATCAGGCTACGCCCGAGTGTCCCAGTATCAGTCCTGGATCAACAGCCAGATCACCAGCTTCCAGCCAGGCTACTACACCTACAGGTCCACTGGGACTGACGGTGACCTCAGCGTCACCTGTTAA